A genomic window from Micromonospora ferruginea includes:
- the murJ gene encoding murein biosynthesis integral membrane protein MurJ produces MTKPAPLAAAGRVAGAAALIAVLTVVSRLAGFGRTAVFTWTLSTSDLGGAYLVANYVPNFIFEIVAGGALASLVVPLLAGAVEAGDRRAVAATTGALLTWTLSLLVPLAVLVAVFADPLMGLLGHGLSEAQQASGARMLRLFAPQLPLYGVGIVLTGVLQAHRRFAWPVIAPLLSSVTVIAVYLSFTAVEGLGATIGEAGRAGELLLAGGTTLGVVVLSLSLLIPLRRLRLRPRPGYRFPADARARVGGLVVAGVVTVAAQQIALAVTLNQVTYGRTADVVVYNLAQTVYFLPWAVLAVPLAIAAYPTLVAARASGDERAYRDTLAPAVRGVVLFSLLGAAALVGVAIPVGHFFFADPVAARTAAAGIAGFAPGLLGYGLFAVLTRALYARGETRSAAVATALGWLSVPVLAILLGQVLPLADRVLAVTLATSAGMVLLGALLVAAVRRAAGPRALAGLGRAAAAGLLAAVVAAAGGAATAGGLAGATGGTPTTFEALAQGMLSGVVVGVLFLAVAWLTDARDLRPLLAAVTRRLRRRRAAGPADGPSAGQHPGDRGDGKETVSS; encoded by the coding sequence GTGACGAAACCGGCACCCCTCGCCGCCGCCGGCCGCGTCGCCGGGGCGGCCGCCCTCATCGCCGTGCTCACCGTGGTCAGCCGCCTCGCCGGCTTCGGGCGCACCGCCGTGTTCACCTGGACGCTGTCCACCAGCGACCTGGGCGGCGCCTACCTGGTCGCCAACTACGTCCCGAACTTCATCTTCGAGATCGTCGCCGGCGGGGCGCTGGCCAGTCTGGTCGTACCGCTGCTGGCCGGCGCGGTCGAGGCGGGCGACCGGCGGGCGGTCGCCGCCACCACGGGGGCGCTGCTGACCTGGACGCTGAGCCTGCTGGTCCCGCTGGCGGTGCTGGTGGCGGTGTTCGCCGACCCGCTGATGGGGCTGCTGGGCCACGGCCTGAGCGAGGCCCAGCAGGCGTCCGGCGCGCGGATGCTGCGGCTGTTCGCCCCGCAGTTGCCGCTCTACGGCGTGGGGATCGTGCTCACCGGCGTGCTCCAGGCGCACCGGCGCTTCGCCTGGCCGGTGATCGCGCCGCTGCTGTCCAGCGTCACCGTCATCGCCGTCTACCTCAGCTTCACCGCCGTCGAAGGGCTCGGGGCCACCATCGGCGAGGCCGGTCGCGCCGGCGAGCTGCTGCTCGCCGGCGGCACCACCCTCGGTGTGGTGGTGCTCTCGCTGTCGCTGCTGATTCCGCTGCGCCGGCTACGACTGCGGCCCCGGCCGGGCTACCGGTTCCCGGCCGACGCCCGGGCCCGGGTCGGTGGGCTGGTGGTCGCCGGGGTGGTCACCGTGGCCGCGCAGCAGATCGCCCTCGCCGTCACGCTCAACCAGGTCACCTACGGCCGGACCGCCGACGTCGTCGTCTACAACCTGGCCCAGACCGTCTACTTCCTGCCCTGGGCGGTGCTGGCGGTGCCGCTCGCGATCGCCGCGTACCCGACGCTGGTGGCGGCCCGGGCGAGCGGCGACGAGCGCGCCTACCGCGACACCCTGGCCCCGGCGGTGCGCGGGGTGGTGCTGTTCAGCCTGCTGGGCGCCGCCGCGCTGGTCGGCGTCGCGATCCCGGTCGGGCACTTCTTCTTCGCCGACCCGGTCGCCGCCCGCACCGCCGCCGCCGGGATCGCCGGATTCGCGCCCGGCCTGCTCGGTTACGGGCTGTTCGCGGTGCTCACCCGGGCGCTCTACGCCCGGGGCGAGACCCGCTCGGCCGCCGTCGCCACCGCGCTCGGCTGGCTGAGCGTGCCGGTGCTGGCGATCCTGCTCGGCCAGGTGCTGCCGCTGGCCGACCGGGTGCTCGCGGTGACGCTTGCCACGTCCGCCGGCATGGTGCTGCTCGGCGCGCTGCTGGTCGCCGCCGTGCGCCGCGCCGCCGGGCCGCGGGCACTGGCCGGCCTGGGTCGGGCCGCCGCGGCCGGGCTGCTGGCCGCCGTGGTCGCCGCGGCGGGCGGAGCGGCCACCGCCGGGGGGCTCGCCGGGGCGACCGGCGGGACCCCGACGACATTCGAGGCCCTCGCGCAGGGCATGCTGTCCGGGGTCGTGGTCGGCGTCCTGTTCCTCGCCGTCGCCTGGCTGACCGACGCCCGCGACCTTCGGCCGCTGCTCGCGGCCGTGACCCGCCGGCTGCGGCGCCGGCGAGCGGCCGGCCCGGCCGACGGCCCGTCGGCAGGCCAGCACCCCGGCGACCGGGGTGACGGAAAGGAGACCGTTTCCTCATGA
- a CDS encoding copper transporter, with protein MINFRYHVVSLTAVFLALAIGLVVGTAALNGPVADSLRENVNGLRKDNSLMRQSVNSMQKQLETEEDFAAEMAEVVLPGKLTGRRVVVVSLPSGRDQTEGVVKMLRTAGADVTGRVDVQDKFINPDSNNNLLELAVTAARPNSASTTNLPGNGHGVETSSALLANVLLDRPAGSPAVSETDRRSVLQQYAAAGYLTPEDKISGPAEAVVLVTGQPYVDKDSAKKDESVVKIADMFDRAGALVIAGMGSTGGNVVAVVRGDPTLSQTISTVDNANTVQGQLVTSLALAEQVGGKKVGQYGVGDNAASRLPKLPQ; from the coding sequence GTGATCAACTTCCGCTACCACGTGGTGTCCCTGACCGCGGTCTTCCTCGCGCTGGCGATCGGCCTGGTGGTCGGCACAGCCGCCCTCAACGGCCCGGTCGCCGACTCGCTCCGGGAGAACGTCAACGGCCTGCGCAAGGACAACTCGCTGATGCGCCAGTCGGTCAACAGCATGCAGAAGCAGCTGGAGACCGAGGAGGACTTCGCCGCCGAGATGGCCGAGGTCGTCCTGCCCGGCAAGCTGACCGGCCGCCGGGTGGTGGTGGTCAGCCTGCCCAGCGGGCGGGACCAGACCGAGGGCGTGGTGAAGATGCTCCGCACCGCCGGCGCCGACGTCACCGGCCGGGTCGACGTGCAGGACAAGTTCATCAACCCGGACAGCAACAACAACCTGCTGGAGCTGGCGGTCACCGCCGCCCGTCCGAACAGCGCGTCGACGACCAACCTGCCGGGCAACGGGCACGGCGTGGAAACCTCCAGCGCGCTGCTGGCCAACGTCCTGCTGGACCGCCCGGCGGGCAGCCCCGCGGTCAGCGAGACCGACCGCCGCAGCGTGCTCCAGCAGTACGCCGCCGCCGGCTACCTCACCCCGGAGGACAAGATCTCCGGCCCGGCCGAGGCGGTGGTGCTGGTCACCGGCCAGCCGTACGTGGACAAGGACTCGGCGAAGAAGGACGAGTCGGTCGTGAAGATCGCCGACATGTTCGACCGCGCGGGCGCCCTCGTGATCGCCGGCATGGGCTCGACCGGCGGCAACGTGGTGGCCGTGGTCCGCGGCGACCCGACGCTGTCACAGACCATCTCCACCGTCGACAACGCCAACACGGTGCAGGGCCAACTGGTCACCAGCCTCGCCCTCGCCGAGCAGGTGGGCGGCAAGAAGGTCGGCCAGTACGGCGTGGGCGACAACGCCGCCTCGCGACTGCCTAAACTGCCCCAGTGA
- the steA gene encoding putative cytokinetic ring protein SteA: protein MRLPTLRRSRNAEPGSILGTARLDRRTKRLVGRLRPGDIAVIDHVDLDRVAADSLVAVGVAAVLNAKPSVSGRYPNLGPEVLVAAGIPLLDDLGESVFEQVREGDLVRIEGNTVFVGAEPVTHGALQDAETVAKSMADAREGLSVQLEAFAANTMDYLRQERDLLLDGVGVPEIQTQVQGRHCLIVVRGYDYKADLDVLRPYIREFKPVLIGVDGGADALVEAGYTPDMIIGDMDSVTDDVLRCGAEVIVHAYPDGRAPGLARVNGLGVPAITFPAAATSEDLAMLLADEKGASLLVAVGTHATLVEFLDKGRGGMASTFLTRLKVGGKLVDAKGVSRLYRQSISGSSLLLLVLSAVAAMASAVAVSTVGKAYLGVVSEWWDNFVFQLGQLF from the coding sequence ATGCGTCTACCCACACTGCGCCGGAGCCGGAACGCGGAACCGGGCTCGATCCTCGGCACCGCGCGCCTCGACCGCCGGACGAAACGGCTGGTCGGTCGCCTGCGTCCCGGTGACATCGCGGTCATCGACCACGTCGACCTGGACCGGGTGGCGGCCGATTCGCTCGTCGCGGTGGGTGTCGCCGCGGTGCTCAACGCCAAGCCGTCGGTGTCCGGCCGTTACCCCAACCTCGGGCCGGAGGTGCTGGTCGCGGCCGGCATCCCGCTCCTGGACGACCTCGGCGAGAGCGTCTTCGAGCAGGTGCGCGAGGGCGACCTGGTGCGGATCGAGGGCAACACGGTCTTCGTCGGCGCCGAGCCGGTGACGCACGGCGCGTTGCAGGACGCCGAGACGGTGGCCAAGTCGATGGCCGACGCCCGCGAGGGCCTGTCGGTGCAGTTGGAGGCGTTCGCCGCCAACACGATGGACTATCTCCGGCAGGAGCGCGACCTGCTGCTCGACGGCGTCGGCGTGCCGGAGATCCAGACCCAGGTGCAGGGCCGGCACTGCCTGATCGTGGTCCGGGGTTACGACTACAAGGCCGACCTGGACGTGCTGCGTCCCTACATCCGCGAGTTCAAGCCGGTGCTGATCGGCGTCGACGGCGGCGCCGACGCGCTGGTCGAGGCCGGCTACACGCCCGACATGATCATCGGCGACATGGACTCGGTCACCGACGACGTGCTGCGCTGCGGCGCCGAGGTGATCGTGCACGCCTACCCGGACGGGCGGGCGCCGGGGCTGGCCCGGGTCAACGGCCTGGGTGTGCCGGCGATCACGTTCCCGGCGGCGGCCACCAGCGAGGACCTGGCCATGCTGCTGGCCGACGAGAAGGGCGCGTCGCTGCTGGTGGCCGTCGGCACCCACGCCACCCTGGTGGAGTTCCTCGACAAGGGCCGCGGCGGCATGGCCTCGACGTTCCTCACCCGGCTGAAGGTGGGCGGCAAGCTGGTCGACGCCAAGGGCGTCAGTCGGCTCTACCGGCAGAGCATCTCCGGCTCCTCGCTGCTGCTGCTGGTCCTCTCGGCGGTGGCCGCGATGGCGTCGGCGGTGGCGGTCTCCACCGTCGGGAAGGCGTACCTGGGCGTGGTCTCCGAATGGTGGGACAATTTCGTGTTCCAGCTCGGCCAGCTCTTCTAG
- the recN gene encoding DNA repair protein RecN produces MLEELRITGLGVIEDTTLPLAGGMNVITGETGAGKTMVVTGLGLLFGGRADAGRVRAQPGRALVEGRLRLRGRVAESVHARIVDAGGEPDDDGSLLLSRSVTIEGRSRAHLGGRSMPVATLGEVGEQVLAVHGQSDQLRLLRPAEQRAALDRFAGGEHEKLLDGLREAYGRWRAVVDDLADRRRNARERSQEADLLRLGLDEITRVDPQPGEDDELKAEAQRLEHAEGLRTAAQLAQQCVAGGVEATDDTPDAAVLLGTARRTLEAQAGTDPALGELAARLEEAATLVTDVAAELSTYLTALDADPARLQTLYERRAALRALTRKYADDVDGVVAWAERARTRLSDLDTSDELLDELDREAARLAGEVADLAGRVSASRQEAAVRFAEQVTVELAGLAMPHARIEVAVLPRPAGRAEPSLPVNGAEAGVGPDGADEVELRLLAHPGAPALPLQRGASGGELSRVMLAIEVVFAGSGGPPTLVFDEVDAGVGGQAAVEIGRRLARLARSHQVLVVTHLPQVAAFADRHLVVAKDTGGAVTTSGVRVVEDTERSRELARMLAGLPDSDLGIAHAEELLAVAAKERRP; encoded by the coding sequence GTGCTGGAAGAGCTGCGCATCACCGGACTGGGCGTCATCGAGGACACCACGCTGCCGCTGGCCGGCGGGATGAACGTCATCACCGGCGAGACCGGCGCCGGCAAGACCATGGTGGTGACCGGCCTCGGCCTGCTCTTCGGCGGCCGGGCCGACGCCGGGCGGGTGCGGGCCCAGCCAGGCCGCGCGCTGGTGGAGGGGCGGCTGCGGCTGCGCGGCCGGGTGGCCGAGTCGGTGCACGCCCGCATCGTCGACGCCGGTGGCGAGCCCGACGACGACGGCTCGCTGCTGCTCAGCCGCAGCGTCACGATCGAGGGTCGGTCCCGGGCGCACCTGGGCGGGCGCAGCATGCCGGTGGCGACACTCGGCGAGGTCGGCGAGCAGGTGCTGGCCGTGCACGGCCAGTCCGACCAGTTGCGCCTGCTGCGTCCGGCGGAGCAGCGCGCCGCGCTCGACCGGTTCGCCGGCGGCGAGCACGAGAAGCTGCTCGACGGGCTGCGCGAGGCGTACGGGCGGTGGCGGGCGGTGGTCGACGACCTGGCCGACCGCCGGCGCAACGCCCGCGAGCGCAGCCAGGAGGCCGACCTGCTGCGGTTGGGCCTCGACGAGATCACCCGGGTCGACCCGCAGCCGGGGGAGGACGACGAGCTGAAGGCGGAGGCGCAGCGGCTGGAGCACGCCGAGGGGCTGCGCACCGCGGCCCAGCTCGCGCAGCAGTGCGTGGCCGGCGGGGTGGAGGCGACCGACGACACCCCGGACGCGGCCGTGCTGCTCGGCACCGCCCGCCGCACGCTGGAGGCGCAGGCCGGCACCGACCCGGCGCTCGGCGAGCTGGCGGCCCGGCTGGAGGAGGCCGCGACGCTGGTCACCGACGTGGCCGCCGAGCTGTCCACCTACCTGACCGCGCTGGACGCCGACCCGGCCCGCCTGCAGACGCTCTACGAGCGCCGCGCCGCGCTGCGCGCGCTCACCCGCAAATACGCCGACGACGTCGACGGCGTGGTGGCCTGGGCCGAGCGGGCCCGGACCCGGTTGTCCGATCTGGACACCTCCGACGAGCTGCTGGACGAGTTGGACCGGGAGGCGGCGCGGCTGGCCGGTGAGGTGGCCGACCTCGCCGGCCGGGTGTCGGCGTCCCGGCAGGAGGCGGCGGTGCGGTTCGCCGAGCAGGTCACCGTCGAGCTGGCCGGCCTGGCCATGCCGCACGCCCGGATCGAGGTCGCGGTGCTGCCCCGGCCGGCCGGGCGGGCCGAGCCGAGCCTGCCGGTCAACGGCGCCGAGGCGGGCGTCGGCCCGGACGGCGCCGACGAGGTGGAGCTGCGGCTGCTGGCCCATCCGGGCGCGCCGGCGCTGCCGTTGCAGCGGGGCGCCTCCGGCGGTGAGCTGTCCCGGGTGATGCTCGCCATCGAGGTGGTGTTCGCCGGGTCGGGCGGGCCGCCCACGCTGGTCTTCGACGAGGTCGACGCCGGTGTCGGCGGTCAGGCCGCGGTGGAGATCGGCCGGCGGCTGGCCCGGTTGGCGCGCAGCCACCAGGTGCTCGTGGTGACGCATCTGCCGCAGGTCGCCGCGTTCGCCGACCGGCACCTGGTGGTGGCGAAGGACACCGGCGGCGCGGTGACCACGAGCGGCGTGCGGGTCGTGGAGGACACCGAGCGGTCCCGGGAGCTGGCCCGCATGCTGGCCGGTTTGCCGGACTCCGATCTGGGTATCGCCCATGCCGAGGAACTCCTGGCCGTGGCGGCCAAGGAAAGGCGTCCGTGA
- a CDS encoding NAD kinase, protein MSRTALLVTHTGRRRSTEHARAVAADLIANGFEVRVVAEEADDLDLPGVVPVTGPEAADGAEIVFALGGDGTFLRAAELARPAKAPLLGINLGKVGFLAEAEINDLDTAVRDVVGRNYTVDERLTLDVTAEFDGGPTIESWALNEISVEKGERAQMLELLVDVDGRPLSRYGCDGVVCATPTGSTAYAFSGGGPVVWPEVEALLLVPISAHALFSRPLVTAPTSTFAITVDPFTTLAVLCCDGRRVYDLPPGARVTVRRGALPVRIVRLRARPFTDRLVAKFDLPVQGWRGNRR, encoded by the coding sequence GTGAGTCGGACCGCGCTGCTGGTGACGCACACCGGCCGGCGACGCAGCACCGAGCACGCCCGCGCGGTGGCCGCCGACCTGATCGCCAACGGCTTCGAGGTGCGGGTGGTCGCCGAGGAGGCCGACGACCTCGACCTGCCCGGGGTGGTGCCGGTGACCGGCCCGGAGGCGGCCGATGGCGCGGAGATCGTCTTCGCGCTCGGCGGGGACGGCACGTTCCTGCGCGCCGCCGAGCTGGCCCGCCCGGCCAAGGCGCCGTTGCTCGGCATCAACCTGGGCAAGGTCGGTTTCCTGGCCGAGGCGGAGATCAACGACCTGGACACCGCGGTGCGCGACGTGGTCGGGCGCAACTACACCGTGGACGAACGCCTCACCCTCGACGTGACCGCCGAGTTCGACGGCGGGCCGACCATCGAGTCGTGGGCGCTCAACGAGATCAGCGTGGAGAAGGGCGAGCGGGCCCAGATGCTGGAGCTGCTCGTCGACGTGGACGGCCGGCCGCTGTCGCGCTACGGCTGCGACGGCGTGGTCTGCGCGACCCCGACCGGCTCCACCGCGTACGCGTTCTCCGGCGGGGGGCCGGTGGTCTGGCCCGAGGTGGAGGCGCTGCTGCTGGTGCCGATCAGCGCGCACGCGCTGTTCAGCCGCCCGTTGGTGACCGCGCCGACCTCCACGTTCGCCATCACGGTCGACCCGTTCACCACGCTCGCGGTGCTGTGCTGCGACGGCCGGCGGGTCTACGACCTGCCGCCCGGCGCCCGGGTCACGGTGCGCCGGGGCGCGTTGCCGGTGCGCATCGTCCGGCTGCGGGCGCGCCCGTTCACCGATCGGCTGGTGGCCAAGTTCGACCTGCCCGTGCAGGGTTGGCGCGGCAACCGACGCTGA
- a CDS encoding TlyA family RNA methyltransferase — translation MARRTRLDAELVRRGLARSREQAAALVEAGRVQLRGVPARKAAAMVDPADPLLVTGEDPAEDYVSRGGHKLAGALAAFAPGGLAVADRRCLDAGASTGGFTDVLLRAGAAEVVAVDVGYGQLAWPLRTDERVRVFERTNVRTLTPEAIGGPVELTVADLSFISLRLVLPALAACTAAEGDLALMVKPQFEVGKERVGAGGVVRDPALRAEAVLDVAAAAARLDLGLADVAASPLPGPSGNVEFFVWLRRGAPAADPDRVRAVVAAGPQGAAATAATTEEVSG, via the coding sequence ATGGCTCGTCGTACCCGGTTGGACGCGGAACTCGTCCGGCGTGGCCTGGCCCGCTCCCGCGAGCAGGCCGCCGCGCTGGTGGAGGCCGGTCGGGTCCAGTTGCGTGGAGTGCCGGCCCGCAAGGCCGCCGCGATGGTCGACCCGGCCGACCCGTTGCTGGTCACCGGCGAGGACCCGGCGGAGGACTACGTCTCGCGCGGCGGCCACAAGCTGGCCGGGGCGCTCGCCGCGTTCGCCCCGGGCGGGCTGGCCGTGGCCGACCGGCGGTGCCTCGACGCGGGCGCCTCCACCGGCGGCTTCACCGACGTGCTGCTGCGCGCCGGCGCGGCCGAGGTGGTGGCCGTCGACGTCGGCTACGGGCAGCTCGCCTGGCCGCTGCGCACCGACGAGCGGGTGCGGGTGTTCGAGCGCACGAACGTGCGTACCCTCACGCCGGAGGCGATCGGCGGCCCGGTCGAGCTGACGGTGGCCGACCTGTCGTTCATCTCGCTGCGGCTGGTGCTGCCCGCGCTGGCCGCCTGCACCGCGGCAGAGGGTGACCTGGCCCTGATGGTCAAGCCGCAGTTCGAGGTGGGCAAGGAGCGGGTCGGCGCCGGTGGGGTGGTGCGCGATCCGGCGCTGCGCGCCGAGGCGGTGCTCGACGTGGCCGCCGCCGCCGCGCGTCTCGACCTGGGCCTGGCCGACGTGGCGGCCAGCCCGCTGCCCGGCCCGAGCGGCAACGTCGAGTTCTTCGTATGGTTGCGGCGGGGCGCGCCGGCCGCCGACCCCGACCGGGTGCGTGCGGTGGTGGCCGCCGGCCCGCAGGGCGCCGCCGCGACGGCGGCCACGACCGAGGAGGTGTCCGGGTGA
- a CDS encoding phasin family protein: MQDAWRAYLELAMGLTEAPRKKAQDAVKRVVGQGGVTAGQLQSLAEELVATGLANREALTKLVRFEVDRALGAVGLATADEVAELTRRVHDLERQLREARTVPVPAAAGTSAPPAADAGSRSDAGSRPDAGSRPDAGSRPGAASPAGSAPATKAVAKKAVAKKAIAKKPAATVARTPADGAPATPARPAKKTAGRPAAAS; this comes from the coding sequence ATGCAGGACGCGTGGCGCGCCTACCTCGAGCTGGCCATGGGCCTGACGGAGGCGCCCCGGAAGAAGGCGCAGGACGCGGTGAAGCGGGTCGTCGGCCAGGGTGGCGTGACGGCCGGTCAGCTCCAGTCGCTCGCCGAGGAGCTGGTCGCCACCGGCCTGGCGAACCGGGAGGCGCTGACCAAACTGGTCCGCTTCGAGGTCGACCGGGCCCTCGGCGCGGTCGGGCTGGCCACCGCCGACGAGGTCGCCGAGCTGACCCGTCGGGTGCACGACCTGGAGCGGCAACTGCGCGAGGCACGGACCGTCCCGGTGCCGGCCGCCGCCGGGACGTCCGCCCCGCCCGCCGCCGACGCCGGGAGCCGGTCTGACGCCGGGAGCCGGCCTGATGCCGGGAGCCGGCCTGATGCCGGGAGCCGGCCCGGTGCCGCGAGTCCGGCCGGTTCCGCGCCGGCGACGAAGGCCGTGGCGAAGAAGGCGGTGGCCAAGAAGGCGATCGCGAAGAAGCCCGCCGCGACGGTGGCCCGCACGCCGGCCGACGGGGCGCCCGCCACGCCGGCCCGGCCGGCGAAGAAGACCGCCGGGCGCCCGGCGGCCGCGTCGTGA